In Seonamhaeicola sp. S2-3, the genomic window TTTGCTAATGGTGATATGGTTGGGCATACTGGTGTTATGGAAGCTGCAATAAAAGCCTGCGAAGCTGTTGATGAATGTGTTAAAGATGTGGTTACAACTGCTTTAGAAAATGATTACACAACACTTTTAATAGCAGATCATGGTAACTGTGAAACCATGATTAACCCTGATGGTACACCAAATACCGCTCATACAACCAACCCTGTTCCTGTTATTTTAATTGATAAAGAATTAACAGAAATTAAAGATGGTATTTTAGGTGATATGGCACCTACCATTTTAAAACTTATGGGAGTTAAACAGCCAGAAGCTATGACACAACACGCTTTAATATAGTTACAAACTCCTCATTATATAATTAAAAACCTCGCATATTTGCGGGGTTTTGTTTTTACCTTAATATCAAAAAATCTCTCATAAAAAATATTGTATTTTTGCGTAAACTCAAGTCTAAATGAATTTCAGCAAACACTTAATTATTGCAGTAGATTTTGATGGTACCATTGTAGAAGATGCTTACCCTGGTATTGGTAAACCTAAGTTATTTGCTTTTGAAACCTTAAAAAAACTACAAGATAAAGGCCACAGACTTATTTTATGGACCTACAGACATGGCTCTAAACTTGATGAGGCTGTAAACTTTTGCAAAGAACATGGCATTCATTTTTATGCCGTAAATAAAAGCTTTCCTGAAGAAAACTTTAATAACGATGTAAGCCGAAAAATTCATGCAGACATTTTTATTGATGACAGAAACTTTGGTGGATTTCCTGGTTGGGGAGAAATTTACCAACAACTAACAAACACTACGCCTAAACTTCAAAAGAAAAAAGGATTTTTAGGATTGTTTAAATAATCTTTTTTACATATTTAGAGTATCTTTGCCATTATTTTTGAAGTATGATAGTAATAAAAACTAAAGAAGAAATTGAGTTAATGCGCGAAAGTGCACTAATAGTATCTAAAACATTAGGAGTTTTAGCTAAAGAAATAAAGCCTGGTGTTACCACTTTACAATTAGACAAAATTGCAGAAGAACATATAAGAGACCACGGTGCAGAACCCGGTTTTTTAGGGTTATATGATTTCCCTAACACGCTCTGTATGAGTCCTAATGAGCAGGTAGTTCATGGTATTCCCAATGCAACCCCTTTAGAAGAAGGCGATATTATTTCTATAGATTGTGGCGCACTAAAAAATGGATTTTACGGAGACCACGCCTATACTTTTGCTGTTGGAAATATAGATTCTGAAACCGAAAAACTATTAAAAATCACTAAAGAATCACTATATGTTGGTATTAGAGAATTTAAAGCTAATAACCGCGTTGGTGATGTAGGTTACGCTATTCAACAATACTGTGAAGCCCATGGTTACGGTGTTGTTAGAGAATTGGTTGGTCATGGATTAGGTAAAAAAATGCATGAAGATCCTGAAATGCCAAACTATGGCAGACGCGGAAAAGGGAAAAAATTTATTGAAGGTATGGTAGTAGCTATAGAACCTATGATTAATATGGGTACACACCGTATAAAACAACATAGAGATGGTTGGACTATTACTACATTAGATAAAAAACCTAGTGCACACTTTGAGCATGATGTAGCTTTAGTTGATGGTAAACCAGAACTGCTTTCAACATTTGCTTATATATATGATGCCTTAGGAATTGAAAGTGATGAAGAAGCCGAATTTAGGCAAGAAGCCCTAGTGCTTTAATACCCATGAAAAAACTTTTTAGGCTTGTATTAAACTTAGTACCTAGACCTATTTTAATTAGGTTAAGTTACCTAGTTAGACCTATTTTAGCTTTCTTTTTAAAGGGAAATAACTTTACTGACCCTATTGATAATAAAGGTTTTAAATCTTTCTTACCGTATGGTTATGGCAACCAACGTAATAATGTGCTTTCACCCTCTACCCTTTCATTAGAAAGACACAGATTACTTTGGCTATATTTAAAAAATGAAACCAATTTTTTTACTTCGCCAAAAAAAGTGCTTCACTTTGCCCCTGAACAAGCGTTTTATAAAAGGTTTAAAAAAATGGCAAATTTAGACTATGTTACTACAGATTTAAATTCGCCTTTAGCCGATGTAAAAGCCGATATTTGTAACCTTCCTTTTAAAGATAATGAGTTTGATGTTATTTTATGCAATCATGTTTTAGAACATATTCCTAATGACACCAAAGCTATGGAAGAGTTATTTAGAGTTTTAAAAGTTGGTGGCATGGGCATCTTTCAAATACCACAAGATTTGTCTAGAAAAACAACTTTTGAAGACAACAGCATTACCGATAAAAAGGAACGCGCAAAAATATTTGGACAGTATGATCATGTTAGGGTGTATGGACGCGATTACTTTAATAAACTAAGAAGTATTGGCTTTAAAGTTGATGAAGTTGATTATACCTCTCAATTTTCAGAAAAAGAAATTGAAAGATATTGTTTAGCTAAAGGAGAAATAATTCCAGTTGTTTACAAATAATTTAAAGCCATGACTCAAGATATTATTATTATTACTGGAGCCCTATTTGGTATGCTATCAGTAGTTTTTGGTGCCTTTGGCGCACATGCTTTAAAGAAAATATTATCTAAAGAGCAATTAAAAAGTTTTGAAACCGGTGTAAAGTACCAAATGTATCATGCGTTAGCACTACTAATGTTAGGTTTTAACTTTAATTATTGTACACAAGCTATGTATTGGTGTTTTACTTTAGGCATCATCTTTTTTTCATTTAGCATTTACGGGTTGGTTTTAAGTGATGCTAAAGGAAATAAGCTTAGGTTGTTAGGACCAATTACACCTTTGGGTGGTTTACTTCTAATTATTGGATGGGTACAAATTATACTTAATCTTTTATAGAATTATTCATCAGGAAATCCATTTAAAGCTAAAGTATCAAAGTCTTTATTTTCATTTTCAAAAATTAAAAACACCTTCAGTTCGGGGTGAGACTTTAAAAATGTTTTTACCTTATCAATGCCCATAGCTTTAAAAGCTGTAGCATAGGCATCGGCCGTCATACAATCATTAGCTATAACAGAAACACTTAACAAATTAGTTTTACTTGGGTATCCGGTTTTGGTATTAATAATGTGAGAGTATCTATTACCATTTTCATCTATCTTAAATTTTCTATAAGTACCTGAAGTAGCCATTGCAGCATCTTTCAATTTTATAGCTTTTAAAATAGATTGTTGTCCGTCAAAAT contains:
- the map gene encoding type I methionyl aminopeptidase, which produces MIVIKTKEEIELMRESALIVSKTLGVLAKEIKPGVTTLQLDKIAEEHIRDHGAEPGFLGLYDFPNTLCMSPNEQVVHGIPNATPLEEGDIISIDCGALKNGFYGDHAYTFAVGNIDSETEKLLKITKESLYVGIREFKANNRVGDVGYAIQQYCEAHGYGVVRELVGHGLGKKMHEDPEMPNYGRRGKGKKFIEGMVVAIEPMINMGTHRIKQHRDGWTITTLDKKPSAHFEHDVALVDGKPELLSTFAYIYDALGIESDEEAEFRQEALVL
- a CDS encoding class I SAM-dependent methyltransferase, which produces MKKLFRLVLNLVPRPILIRLSYLVRPILAFFLKGNNFTDPIDNKGFKSFLPYGYGNQRNNVLSPSTLSLERHRLLWLYLKNETNFFTSPKKVLHFAPEQAFYKRFKKMANLDYVTTDLNSPLADVKADICNLPFKDNEFDVILCNHVLEHIPNDTKAMEELFRVLKVGGMGIFQIPQDLSRKTTFEDNSITDKKERAKIFGQYDHVRVYGRDYFNKLRSIGFKVDEVDYTSQFSEKEIERYCLAKGEIIPVVYK
- a CDS encoding BT0820 family HAD-type phosphatase, whose translation is MNFSKHLIIAVDFDGTIVEDAYPGIGKPKLFAFETLKKLQDKGHRLILWTYRHGSKLDEAVNFCKEHGIHFYAVNKSFPEENFNNDVSRKIHADIFIDDRNFGGFPGWGEIYQQLTNTTPKLQKKKGFLGLFK
- a CDS encoding DUF423 domain-containing protein, encoding MTQDIIIITGALFGMLSVVFGAFGAHALKKILSKEQLKSFETGVKYQMYHALALLMLGFNFNYCTQAMYWCFTLGIIFFSFSIYGLVLSDAKGNKLRLLGPITPLGGLLLIIGWVQIILNLL